In Gracilinanus agilis isolate LMUSP501 chromosome 1, AgileGrace, whole genome shotgun sequence, the sequence AGCCAGTCTTTGAGTGTGGCTCCATATTCATCTGCAAGCCTAGTAGACCAGTTGGAAGATAGAATTCTGTGCCATGAGAAAACAACTGCAGCACTTGTGGAACATGCTTTTCGTATAAAAGATGACATTGTTAACAGTTTgcagaaaatgcaaaataaaggTGGAGGAGATCGATTGCCTAGACTGTTCTTAGAAGAGCACATCAGAAATATCACGGCAATAGTGAAACAACTTAATCGGGATATTGAGGTCCTACAAGAACAGATACGTGCCAGGGATAACATTAGCTATGGAACAAATTCtgccttaaagagtctggagatgCGACAACTCTCTGGTTTGGGAGATCTTCGGGGAAGAGTAGCAAGATGTGATGCTAGCATAGCTAGATTGTCTGCAGAGCATAAAACAACATATGAAGGTCTTCAACACTTGAACAAAGAACAGCAGGCTGCCAAACTTATTTTGGAAACTAAAATCAAAGATGCAGAAGGACAGATTTCTCAGCTTTTAAGCAGAGTTGACCTGTCAATATCAGAGCAAAGAACAAAGCTGAAAATGACCCACAGAGATAGCAACCATCAGCTTCACCTTTTGGACATTAAATTTAAAGGTACAGTGGAAGAACTTAGTAGCCAGATTTTGTCTGCACGGAATTGGTTGCAGCAGGAACAAGAACGGATAGAAAAAGAACTTTTACAGAAGATTGATCAGCTTGCATTGGTTGTTAAGGAAAATAGTGAAATTAGTGAAAGGACCATGGAGAAGAAGTTCAGTCAAATGTCAGCAAAGcttgataaaatagaagagatacaaaagaaaaatatggattcacAGAGGCTAAAATCTGATGATGAAAAGATGAATGTCCGAATCAGCAAAATTGAATTGCAGATGaatgaagagatgaaagaaatgaaagcagaagTCAATGCTGGGTTTGCAGCCATCTATGAAAGCATAGGATCACTCAGACAAGTTCTTGAagccaaaatgaaaattgataaAGACCAGCTACTGAAACAAATTCATCAGCTAAAGAAACAAGAGCCTCCCATGTAAAGAGATTTGGAACAGTAACAGTGTAAAGAAAGAGTTATCAGCGGGGCTAGGAGCCTGAATGCTTATACAGTACGGTTTGCTCTCTGCACGATGTGCATGTATCAAACAGTGTGTCATGGGGCTTAATTTTTAACTTGAGTTGTGATGACAATCTTTAGGTAA encodes:
- the LOC123232501 gene encoding protein FAM81A-like; its protein translation is MAQRSTVLPSLVTEERRVRTMPRHSQSLSVAPYSSASLVDQLEDRILCHEKTTAALVEHAFRIKDDIVNSLQKMQNKGGGDRLPRLFLEEHIRNITAIVKQLNRDIEVLQEQIRARDNISYGTNSALKSLEMRQLSGLGDLRGRVARCDASIARLSAEHKTTYEGLQHLNKEQQAAKLILETKIKDAEGQISQLLSRVDLSISEQRTKLKMTHRDSNHQLHLLDIKFKGTVEELSSQILSARNWLQQEQERIEKELLQKIDQLALVVKENSEISERTMEKKFSQMSAKLDKIEEIQKKNMDSQRLKSDDEKMNVRISKIELQMNEEMKEMKAEVNAGFAAIYESIGSLRQVLEAKMKIDKDQLLKQIHQLKKQEPPM